TCATATTTTAGAGCATTGTTGTCATACGCACGTAGCTCATACAACggtttttttttttgaactcACATGTCACATATGACCTCGGATCAAAATAATCGAAACATAAAAGTTGTTCGCCTTGCCAATACGAATAACTCTCatgttgattttttttctttcataTTGGGTACTTATTCGTTTGAGGCCATTTAAATTAAATTTTTGCGTGGCCAAAATCTGGTCACAACACCGGGATTCTGAGATTTATAAAAAATTGACCGATTAATGCTCGACTGATTAATTCCGATTAATTGGCCGATTCACGATTAATCCCTACTCCCTAGCTGACCGAGCAGTTACCGATTACCGATTTTCCGAACATTGACGGAAACAGCGGCGGAATTTTTGATATTTGAACAACAGGTTTGTTGTatcaaagtagtccttccaaagaaggaaatgcccgctctctcggttgcgattcaacgccggaaggtggcccggaatggagccacggaacaacggccgctggctgttgaggtggtgatggaccaacacggcaaccaatatctcctcctcgtcatcgGAAGACGAATCGTCGGAGTCGCAAAGGAAATTGTGAAAAAAGAACTCGTCGGCGGAGTCCATTTTGTACCTTGGCAAACTGTCGAACAGTTTGCGGGCGTCGACGAAGGAGACGGCCGACGAAGGGGGTCGCGGCGCGCATGGACCAGCTAGCTGCCCTACCGGCGTCCGACGAGTGGGGCGACGTCCGACGAGCGTGCCGGTGAGGATCTGGCTGGCGAAGGGAGTCGCGGGCGGCTGTGTGGTGTGGTGGGGGTGGGGCGGGGGTGGGAAGCAGTCGGCTCCTCGGCGGTAAGACGACGGTGGCGGGCGACGTGGGCGGCGTTGCTGGGCGGATGTGGAGGCGCCGGCAGCTGGCGGAGTCGCCGGCAAAAATGGGCGGCGGCGTCAGCCACGAAGGAGGCAGGCGAGCGTTGCTGTTGGATGGGGGTAGGCCAATGTGCCACCGACTAGCGGGCCCGGGGAGAGGAGAAGGCGAGCGTGCGCGCGTCCGTCACGTGTCCGCGCCGACACAAATCCGGCTCAAAAATGGGTCGGGAATGGGTCGCCCGTGGACAAAAAACGAACGCGCGTCCATTTGGGTCGGCGCGTGGGCCCGCTTCTTGTGTCCGCGTGTTTGGACGCCAGCGGAAGAAATAGGTCACCGCATTGAAGTTGCTCTAAATGCACAGAGTGACCCACAAGCATCACATGAGCCAACCAACATGAAACGCGGGCTTTGTACGTAGCAGCAGTAGTGAAAACGTAAATGCCAACGAGCGAGGCGCGTGCCGTCGAGACTCGAGAGGAAGCGGATGTTCGTTCATCCATGGTGGTGGTCGTGGTAAAAAAACAAGCAGCCTTTGTGAGGCCAAGCCATCACGTGTTGGCTTCTCTCCAAGAAAAGCCACAGTAGTTTTCTCCCTGTGCTTTTTGCAGGTCTATCGGTTGTACTACATGCCTGTTGCCTGACCATCCTTTTGCAGGTACAACGCAGGTCATCCCTTTCTTTTTGTTCTCACCGACTCATGCATCAGCACGTCCCTTTCACATCCATCGTacaggaaaaaagaagaaaagatgcAGAAAATGTCCACCACGAGAAAGTCCCCTAAACCCAGCTTGAGATTAACATGTTTGTAAGCTAGAGAAGTTTTAACATGCTCCCTCTTGCCTCGCCGACGGTAAGAGGGGCTCAAACACGGGAAATACACTTGTGTTCCTGGTTGTATATGCACCCTATATAGgattttttaaaaatattttaCTAAAAAGTCAAAATAGGTAAGAACTATTTTGACAAAACACTTGGCTTACTTTTGCACGAGTATAaaaattttcatgaaaaaaaacaaaAGTTGGCCTcacagcaaaaaagacaaaatttaTTTGCTATTATAGGTCACTATTCACACTATTTTAGCCAAAAATTTGTCTTTCTTAAAAGAAGTCAAAGGGATATTTTCCTTTTGTGGATTTTTTCCTCACGAGTACGATAGAAGATCAAGTtcatttcaaaaatattttcaggaatttttgactttTTGTTGAATTACTAATTTTTTTCCCATATAGGGTGTAGATGTCCCCATAGACCACAAATCCTCCTCCGCTCAAACACGCTCTATATGTTTGGCCAGACGGTCCGATCACTGATTGGTCTCATCTTATGCATTGAAAAGTGTTTTTGTTTTTACCATGATCTTTCAATTTCATGTTCATTTTACTAATTATCATGAATTACAAAGAATATAGATAAAAATTACaagcttagagcatctctagccgaACCCTAAAAAGCTTTGGAGGAGTAAAATTTCACTTTTCTTCCTCTGAACAACACATAGCCGATCCCTTATAATGGTTAGAGGAGTAAACTTTATCCTCTGCGGCCGCCCAACTTCTAAAATATATTCGGACGCGCACCCGCTAAGTTAAAATTGCCCCTCATCCCTCGGACACACCCTCCCCACCCTGCACAGCATCCACTCCGACGCCACCCTAGTTGCCTCCACCGGCCACCACACACCATCGTCGACCCCCGTAGCACCCCCCGCGCACCTCGTTGCCGATTGATTTAGTCGCTCAGTCATGGGCGCCCAAATAGATGGATCTACACCTGTAGCCGGATTCGAGGTCACCGTCGTCGCCCGCGCAACCACCTCGACCGCTCCGCGCCGCCTCTTAGTATGTCCTCCTCCTCTTAGCGCTCACATCTTAACCATCAACCAACAGTTGGCACCCCCCTCCCCGGTGGGCTGGGCTCGGCCCTTGACAACAGCTCATCGGTGTACCTCTAACGATCATCAAGTGTGATCACTGCTGGCGGTTAGTGTTGCACCTCGTCTCAAGCACGCCGAAACATCCCGAATGGTTTTTCTACAAGTGTGAAAAGGACGGAGTGAGTTCCATTTTGTATGGTTGTTTTTCAGATTCATCCCAATTTGAAACTCATTGTTTGCTCAAAAATGTATGTAGGAAAGATGGAACTTTTGATGTTGGAAGAAGAGTACATTGATCTATTGATAGCGATAAATTTGCTAGATGTTGGTGCACTAGTCGTTAGAGATAGAAGAACGCAATGTCCAAGTTTAAGACTATAGAGGACGCAATGTTCAAGTTTGTGGAGGCGAAGGAgaaaaaagtgtgcaagctcaaGAAGCCAATAGAGAAAAACAATGAAGACGAAAAGATAAAGAAAGCTTAGATCGGATTAGTATGAGCAGTTAGGCAAGTGGTGTTTCTATTGAAATGTGTATTTTTTCTTGTAGTTTTGTTTGGATCGGTCCTCTTAGCAAAGAACTGAGGAAGTATGTGACAAAGATGTAGTTTAATAAAATAATTGAGTAGTGAAGTTTAACCAGTGGCCCAAAATTAAATGAGCTTGACATTCTTTTACTCCACTATAAGTTTAGGAGATTGGTTAGAAACGTCACTTTTTTAGGGGAGCAAATACCCTTCGCTAAAGGATACCCGGCCATATCTTGCACTAAATTATAGGGATCGGTTAGAGATGCTCTTAGATCCTGAAAAGCTTAGATTATTTTTGATTTCTTAAAACAATTTAAGATGAAATCACATTGAATACAAATAGAGGACAAATATAAACCAATAAGTATGTTTTCTTTACATGTTCTTTATTTAATGAAGTTCACAGCTCAATAAAACAAAGTTTGCCATTGTACATGACCATGCAAGTGtgcatttttttttcaaatgttAGTATATTACGGGGAGAACAAAATCATTCATATCTTCTATGACCTCTCAATATTTGCATATATAAACCACATCACTTAAGGGCCTCAATCACATAAATTAGGAATGGAATAATTTCCTCTACTCGATCTCGCCCTCTATGGACGTAATGTTTATTTTTTCAATTTTGGTTTCTCTAACAGTTAACAAATACGGCTTATACCTCTTATGGTTGATCTATTACCTTGTGGGAGGTAATAGGTCATCACGTTAAATCTATGTCACTCGATCAAAAATAATGAAGGGTCCATAATAAGCTATTGCGCCGCGAATGTGCATGGTCAATTCAAATTTATAGTATTAACATTTTTTTGCAGGAAACACTGTAGCCTTTTAATCCATGTCAACCAAATGGCATTTTTTTTGTAGAAAATATGTTAGTTGCAACTACTAATTATAATATCAATTAGTATTATGGATGCGAGTTATATTGCTAAACAAGTGCTTGCTTGTGTTGCAAATATTATATTAGTTATTAAATATTAATCAAGTATAGGAGAGCTTGTATGAAGAATGTATGCTATCCAATAATTATTTGGGTCCGTCTGGAGCACATCCAGATGTGCTCCAGATATTGCACATCTAAAGTGACTTAATCAAGCATaaatagaaaaaggaaaaaaaaatacTCACACGAATCTCCACGTAAGATCAATGATATACTATGATTTAGATGTGTGCTACTTATCGCACATCTAGgtgtgctttagcaaaactgtaATTGTTTAAGGTAACCACTCTAACATTTTAACGCATGGTAACTTAGAGACATTTTGAATAGGTCATATCTTACTTGCAACTATTAATTATAATGTCAACAAATATTTTGGATGTGAGTTTTAATGCTTAAATGAGTGCTTACTTGTGTTGAAATATGATATTATTGATGTTAAAGACAAAATATTAATCAAATATAGAAGAGTCGAATATGGAAGATGAAATTTTAGTTTATGTGAGAAATTACTATTTCTAAGGTAACtgagaagtactccctccgtcccaaaatataagactTTTTTGACACTAACATAGTACCAAAAAAGTCTTACatttcgggacggagggagtatctatTACTAATCCTATATCAGCACTTAAGAACCATTTGATGCAAATAGTATAATAGAATATATATTTTTGAACAAGAAGCAAATTGATGAAAATACCTTGACCGTATGGCTACAAATATCAATTCAGAATATATTTTTATTGATTAAGCTACAGCTACTCCTAAACATAAGGGTTCAATTCTTCAAAACTAGGATTCTTTTTTTGTTGAGGATCGAAATTAGGATTCTTCTACAGTCCTTGGGAATTTTAACTTCAACTAAAAGATATGAACCCATGGGCCATGCTAAAAAGAGAGTAGGAAAAACAAAACAGCTGACCAACCAACAAAGCCCAAAGAGGTCAAACGAGAGTCCAAAAGGGGTCATTGCAGTTCAGTCTCCAGTCTGCAGAACAGGGCAGGGGCAGGAAAGGAGGCGACGCCGCCGGCTGGCGAGAGCACCGACGCGCACCATgccttcctcctcctccgtcAACCCGGAGCACGAAGCCGTCACTGCAGTGGAACTCGTCGCCGGCCACGCTGCCAAGGAAACGAGGGCCACGGGCGCCGAGGGCTTCGACTCGCTCCTGCGCACCCAGGAGGAGATCGACGCGCTCTGCGAGCAGTACGGCGTGCCGAAGGAGTTCACCGCGCGCCCCGCCGGCGACCTGCGCGCGaactcgacgccgccgccgggggccatctgCGTGTACGCACGGGCGCTGGAGGCCGGGATGCGCGTGCCGCTGCGCGGCTTCTTCCGTGCGGTCCTCGCCCACTTCGGCATCGCGCCGGCGCAGGTCACGCCCAACGGGTGGCGCTTCATGGCGGGCTTCCTCGTGCTCTGCGAGTCCACCGACGTCCCTCCCTCGCTCGCGGTGTTCCTGCGCTTCTTCCACCTGTCCATCATGGATCAAAAGCACGAGAAAGGGTGGTACTTTTTCCAATCCAAGCGGGGCAGCTCCAGCTTGGGCTTCACGGGGTTGCCGAACCGGGGTTGCAAATCCATCCGACGCTGGAGACACGACTTCTTCTTCCTGTCGGCGCCGGAGCCGTGGCATTGCGCCGTGGAGTGGGGCGAGCCGCCCAAGAGCTCCTTCAGAAACCTGAGGCTCACCGCTGAGGAAAACGAATCGGCGGTGAAGCTGATAAGTGCTTATGGTGGCGCCGCTGTTGATCTCAGGAACCTGCTCCCTGCTAGGTGCTCAGGGCGGCGCCGTCGTCTCTGCAACAGCAACCCCGCCGTCTGTGCCGCCGTGATAACCACAgcatccccgccgccgccgccgccgccttcttcAACTCACTGTTCCAAAGGTATCTGAACTTCTGAAGTCTGAACATCGAAAACCCTCTGATTCCCCTGTTTCATCGAGCCTCAAGTTGCTGACTTGGTGTTGTATGACATGATGAAGACAATGCCGGCGGAGAAGGTGGCCGCGCAAGCGTCGGCGTCGGCGAGGAAGAGGACCTGGGAGGAAGCCAACGGCAGGGAAGAGGTTCTGCCTCTTTCAGTGCTGTCCAGTGTGCCCAACAGGCACGACGGACACACCACGGACAGGGAGGCTGCACGGGGGTTGCTGCCGTGTGGCGTCGGGCAGGCGCTGGAGCGCGCGTTCGCCGCGAACGAGCCTACCGACGACGCAGCGATTCGGCAGGTATTGCAAGAAATTGTTCCATCGACAGGTGCTTGTCCGGTCCGGAGTCCAATCGACCATACTGTTTGTGTTCAGGCCGCGAACTACGTGATCGAGCTGGAGGAGAAGCTGGTGGCTAGGGAGCGCGACGCCACGGCCCTGCGGGAGCTGCTGGAGGGGGCGAAGAAGGAGCTCGCCACGGCAAAGCGGGCGGCGGACGCGGAGCGGGAGAAGGCTGGGTCCGATCTCGCCGCGGCGGGAGCAGAGCTGGAGAAGACCAAAGCCGAGCTCGCCGCGGCAAATCGAGCGGTGGACGCGGAGTTGGTGAAGACGAAAGCCGAGCTCGCTGCGGCTCGGGCGGAGGCGGCCAAGACGAAGGCCGAGCGCGCTGCGGCTTGGGAGGAGGTGGTGAAGACGAAGTCCGAGCTCGCCGCCGCGGAGGCAGAGTTGGTGCAGGCCAAGGCCGAGCTCACCGCGGGGAAGCGTGCCGCGGAGACTGAGCTGGTGAAGGCGAAGGCCGAGCTCGCCGCGGTGGAGGCGGAGCTGGAGAGCGCCAAGACGGCAGCGCTGCAGCAGCTCCTGGCCAGGCGCCAAGACGGCAGCGCTGCAGCAGCTCCTGTCACAAGTTTGGACGCTGCTGCCTCGCCCGCGCCCCCACCGATGGCCAGCGGCCCAGTCGATAATTGGTTGGGGAGCACCAGTTTCTCAACGCAGGCTGGCTCGCAGCAGCCGGAGGCACCGCTCTCCCAGTCATCGCCAATGGGTTGCAGGTATGCAAGTATCATCTGCTGGGCCTTTGGTTAGCTGCTTCAATCTGGCAGATTAGTAAGATGTGTTTGTTTATGTTAGTTGGACATGTGTAGTAAACTGTATTGCAGTTGTAGCTCAGTCAATTTCAATTCAATTCATGAGCACTTATTTGTGCAGTTTGGCTGACCAGAAGTGGGATATATGGTTTCATTTAGAAGGAAGAAACCCTGTGAAAAGGGGTATAGTTGAGTCAGATATTTCTTTGCTTACTCTACAATCACTCATTGCTAGTGAAGGTTATGGGGAGAGTGATTACATGTACTATGTGAAGGAGGAGGGAATTGGATCTGAAAGAGTAAAGTATTTAGGTAATGAAGCTAGTGTTCATGAAATGTTGGAGTATTTTCATCATGTCAAGGTTGTGAACATAAGGGTTGTGAGAGATGTTGAACCTGGAATTAGTACACAGGCTAATGAGAATTACATGAACACTCAAGAGAGCTGCTGTGTGAAAATGGTTGTGCATAAAGATGATAGAAAGGCTCAGCTTGAGAGGAGCAGGATTCAAAGAGAGGCAGATTTGGACCACTTTGAAGGAGACACTGAAGTGTCTGAATTTTTTTCTGAGCATTCAGTTCATTCAGATGGGAGTGCTGAAGCTGTTCAACAAATGAAAATAGAGTGTGCCTCTGAAGAGGATACAACATTGCAAACTACTGCTATTGTGAAACATGTGAAGAATCCTGGTCCAACTAGCAGATGTCACAATGAGGTAGAGATAAAATGTTTTGAAGATTGGTTTCCTGAAGCAGATGAGTTTTGTTTTGCTGGTGATGCAGGCATAAgtgatgaggaagaagaagatgaagttGAACTACCATACCTCATGAAGAAGCCAAAGACAAAGAGTAGTAAGAAAAAGATGAAGGAAAGGCTATATTTTGACCCCTCAATTCCCAATTCACATTTACTCTTGTGCAAGAGCTTGTGTTTTGATAGTGTTTACCAGTTCAGAGAAGCATTAAGAGATTTTCATATAAGGACTTTGAGGTCTTTTCACTACCACAGGAACACTCCAACAAGAATTATTGTTTGGTGTTCACAGAGAGAGCATGGATGTGAATTTTACATGTGTGCCTCCAGGATAGCTCATGAAAGAACATTTTGCATTAAGAAGTGTAACATGGAGCACACTTGTCCAGCATCTGCAGAGAACACAAAGGTTACTACTAAGTGGCTTTCCAAAGCAATTGAGCCTTCTCTTAGAGGAGATCCTAGAGCACCTGTGGATTTACTTATTAAAAACAGCAAAGTCAATTTTTCAGTTGATGTATCAAAGAGTGTGGCCTATAGGGCTAGGAGGAAGGCTATTAAGGTTGTACAAGGTGACCAGAAGGAGCAGTACTATAGACTGAGGGACTACCTACAAGCAGTTCTTGACACAAACCCTGGTAGCAGGTGTGTAGTTACAACATTTGAGGACCCAGAAAACCCTGCCCCAACTCCTAGATTTAAGTACATGTTCTACTGCTTGCATGCATCAAAGCAAGGATTTCTTAATGGTTGCAGGCCCTTTATAGGTAAATCTATAACTGCATTTTGTTCAAAATATCTTGTTGTAAATTTATGGTAGCTAATTTGGGTATGGATGCAGGGCTTGATGGTTGCTTCATCAAGCTAACTACTGGACAACAAATTCTTGCAGCCACAGGAAGAGATGGCAACAACAACATCTACCCCATAGCCTTTGGTGTGGTTGATAAGGAAGATTCAGAGAGTTGGACATGGTTCCTAACCCAGCTAAGATGTTGCATTGGAAGTGGTAGCAAATTTGGAACCTACACCATTATTTCTGACAGGCAAAAGGTATGCACCCTATCTTAGCCAGTAGTTCAGATATATATTGTTATTAGTAGCTTTATTTCTTTTTGTTCATGACCATGGTTATTAATTTACAATCAGGGTCTTCTTAAGGCTATAAATGAGGTGTTCCCTGATTCCCCTTAGAGATACTGCCTCAGGCACATATATGCAAATTTTCAGTCAGCTGGTTTCAGAGGAGCAGAACTAAAGAAGCTAGTAGATCAGGCTAGCTACTCATTCACCAAACATGGCCATGAATTAGCAATGGCAGAGCTTAAAGCAGAGTGTGAGGATGCCTGGAAGTGGCTTAAAAAATTTCCAAAGGAGACTTGGTGTAGGTCTGCAATGGATTACAATTGCAAAACTGATCTTGTTGTGAACAACCTTAGTGAGGTTTTCAACAAAATGATCCTTGATGTTAGGGCCAAACCAATTAGGACTATGTTTGAAGGAATTAGGACTAAGCAGATGATCAAAAGGCAGAAGACTAGGGAAAAACAGAGAACAGCAGGTGGATGATCACACCCAACTATTCAGAGAAACTAGAGGAGAATAAGAAATATGCCAAATTTTGTGAGGCACATAGGGCTGGTCCTGACATCTGGCAAGTGTCTAGTGCTGAAAATCAGTATTGTGTGAACATAGCTACTAAATCATGTGACTGCAGGAGGTGGGACATGACAGGTGTGACATGCAGTCATGCAATAGCAGCAATGAGCAAACTTCACATGCACCCAGAGGACTATGTGCATGATTTTTTCAAAAAACCACTATATATTGAAGCATACAAAGACATAGTGTACCCTGTCCCTGGTCCTGAATTCTGGCCTGACACCCATACTTAGGATATTGAGCCCCCAGTGTTCAAAGAAAAAGCAGGCAAGAAATAGACAGCTAGGAGAAAGGGCCAGTTTGAGGTGCCTGCACCAAAGGACACAAGCAGGATGGGAACAATTACATGCAACAATTGTGGTCTACAAGGCCACAGATATACAAACTGTGGGAAAGCTCTAAAACCTAGTCTTGAGATGAGAAAGAACTTACATCAGGTCATTCAAAAATGATGCATTCTTTGTTTAATTATTTTAGTTCTGGTCTATTTACTAACTAATTTAATTTTTTCATGCAGGAGAATAGAGAAATTTTTAGGGGTTCCTCTAGTGCTACACATCCACCTCCACAACCACCACCTCAACAGCAAACTTCACAGATGCCAGCATCATCTGCTCCACCTCCTAAAGCAACGAGGAACAGAAAAACAGCAGCAAATAAGAGAGGTTCAACATCAACAGTTTCAGCAGGAGCAGCCAGGTCTTCACCAGCACCTGCAACAGGATCAGCATCAACAAGAGCTCCAAGAGGATCAACATCAACAAGAACATTCAATGCACCAAGAACATCCACTGGAGAACCAGGGATATTGGCAGGCAAGAGGAAGAGGAAACCTCCTAGCAAGTTTGCATCCTATTTCAATGCTAGTGGAAACTATTGAACTCTGTGTCTAAGTTTGTGTTCTGCTACTTAGTTTGAGTGTATGGTACTAAGTTTGTGTTCTGCTACTAAATGTGTGTTGTGCTACTAGCCTGCTTAAATTCAGACATGTGAACTTGTGGACAATGTTGAATGTATGGTTTAGGTGCATTTTGAAATTGTTTTAACTTGTTTTATTTGTTTTACATTGCCATTTAAACAGTTCAGAAGTTACATTGCCATTTACTGCCAAATTCATTTTAGAAAGAAAAAAATCTGCACAAAAAAAGTCTGGCCTGGGGCTCGAACCCAGGACCAGTTGGTTGTAACCATGCGTTCAATACCAATGGGCTAGTGCTTGTGATTTGTTTGACTAGCATCGGCCAAACTTATTATATGTTGTTAGCCGGCAGCGTTGAGTAACACCAGACGTTTCAGATTCTACGGCTTTAATACGTGTCCACCCACCACTCTCTTTGCCCACTCGCCGCTCGCACCGCCCACTCcacttccccctctctcctgtcGAAATCGCCGCCGACAACCACCCCCACCGCCGTCGCCATGGACTGGCAGCTGGCCATCGAAGCTCTCGCCGGCAACAACCAGGAGATGCGCGCGCAATACAGGGAGATCGCGCGCTGGTTCCCCAGTCTGGCGATGCTGAGGAACCACGCCCACGGCCTCGTGAAGGTGATGACAGCTGCTGAAAAGCAGCGTGCCTTCCCTGCCGGTCGCACCATCCCGCCGCCGACCATTCTGCTGTGGGCGATGCGCGAGGTGCAGCTCTCCCCCGACCCCAGGCAGCGCGCCCGATGGTGGATGTACCGCTCATCCACCATGGTGccggccgccgcggaccacgtcaCCGACGCCGTCCTCGCTGTCCCAGCCCCGATCAACAACGCCTACTGGGAGAGGCGCAATCCATGGGTCCTTGGGCCCTCTGACGACTCTGACGGCGAGTCCAGTGACGATGATGAGGACGAGCCCTCTGACGACTCTGACGACGAGGTGGATGAGGTCGTCGTCCTCTCCGACGACGAGCCTGGAGTGCAGCTGCTGGCTCCCGTCCTCGACGCCGTGGAGGGGGATAGGAACCTCCCAATCCACGTGGATGCGCTGCCGGAGGTCGCCGATCTCCCAGACGGCGTCGTCGTGAAGCAAGAACAAGATGGCGGCGAGGAAGATGTGCTAGAGCCGGTGCCGGccaagaagaagagggcggccgtGATTGCGGTGCGCCACTCCCAGCGCCTGCAGAAGCTGAAGAAGGAGGAGTGAAGTGCTGCCTTCAGTTACTTCAGTGCACTAATGTTCAGTTTCGTCAGTCCTGAACTTTCGTAAGTTCAGTAAGTTCCTAGGTTCAGTTTCGTCAGGCACTATCTACTACTAGTTGCTATTTATATTTATGTCAGGCACTATCTACTACTAGTTCCTATCCATGTCAGACTATGAATGGCAGTACTATCTATCTATGTCAGACTATCTATATATGTTACTTGCTACTTGCTACTTACTACATATGTTAAGTTATTTGTCAGACTATCTAAGCTAATTGCTATATATGTTACTTGCTACTTCCAACTATGTCACTACTGTCAGTTATCCACACAtgatatatgcagagtaaaacaGCCTCATCATAGATAAAACATTCTTACTTACTTAACTTAGCATGAGTacttgtaggagatatgccctagaggcaataataaatgatattatttatctccgagttcataattatgtttatgttccatgctataactgctatggttctcgagtctgcaataaccacgaggctcggaggaagactcatatgcacgtgtggaataataaacggtaaaatgtattcctagtctggcctctaagactagctcaagtgttgcatgatggttatgttttcctgatcatgggcatgtctatgtcagcaaccttgagggcacaatgttaagagaacatttgtgttgaatcgacccggcatgatgttatgctaagagattcattcgtcacaagttaatggtacataacacagagatggttaacgtttgcatgattccttagaccatgagagtatcgagtttcttcatgcttgcttcatgaactttggggtttgttaaacgtcatccgtaaatgggtggctattacggcggcttacgggttcatggaaaagtgtgtcaagtaacttgatagctcaagattgggatttgctcctccgacgatggagagatattctcgggccctctcggtattacggtatccatcatcgtctggccagacacagtgtgatttgatcactgggatgccggaacacggaaacgagaaaagagaacaaaaccggtaacgaggtaacttgcatggtggacaaattgttcgtccatgggcatgcaataaatctcacctcgggtgtttgtgatatatcgcgaagcaacaggaatagctcactgcaactggaggttcactcgaatattcattcgtgtgggtataggggtcaatatgggtgtccacgactccgatgttgatcattgatcggaaggggttccaggtcatgtctatacttcaccgaacctatagggtcacatgcttaagggtcatctatctgctgaatactagacagggagtctgagagaaaatcaccgaaaaagtttcggacaccgaaaagtttcggacagcggaatcgtaccgcagagagaggtcaccggatgagtttcggtgaaaccaaAAAAGTtttttcggggtatgccattaagtcaaaatggtttcggcacatgcctgataattcttggagggtgcgagaatcattctggaaactttttggaattttcagaaataaaaaccgaaa
This sequence is a window from Aegilops tauschii subsp. strangulata cultivar AL8/78 chromosome 7, Aet v6.0, whole genome shotgun sequence. Protein-coding genes within it:
- the LOC109760005 gene encoding uncharacterized protein; the protein is MPSSSSVNPEHEAVTAVELVAGHAAKETRATGAEGFDSLLRTQEEIDALCEQYGVPKEFTARPAGDLRANSTPPPGAICVYARALEAGMRVPLRGFFRAVLAHFGIAPAQVTPNGWRFMAGFLVLCESTDVPPSLAVFLRFFHLSIMDQKHEKGWYFFQSKRGSSSLGFTGLPNRGCKSIRRWRHDFFFLSAPEPWHCAVEWGEPPKSSFRNLRLTAEENESAVKLISAYGGAAVDLRNLLPARCSGRRRRLCNSNPAVCAAVITTASPPPPPPPSSTHFADLVLYDMMKTMPAEKVAAQASASARKRTWEEANGREEVLPLSVLSSVPNRHDGHTTDREAARGLLPCGVGQALERAFAANEPTDDAAIRQAANYVIELEEKLVARERDATALRELLEGAKKELATAKRAADAEREKAGSDLAAAGAELEKTKAELAAANRAVDAELVKTKAELAAARAEAAKTKAERAAAWEEVVKTKSELAAAEAELVQAKAELTAGKRAAETELVKAKAELAAVEAELESAKTAALVHEMLDSEEQVRQRAEDALEGYKRWRGHHAPAGRAT